GCCAGCCATGCCGCCAGAATGGCGAGACCGAAGAACCACAGGAAAGAGGCGCTGACCGTACCGAGCGCGAACCAGCGTTTCGGTTCAACGTCCAGTTGACCGCCCAGGCTACCCAGCACGACGAAGGTGTCGAGATAAACATGGGGGTTTAGCCAGGTCACCGCCAGCATGGTGACGATAATCTTCCAGCGGCCTTGCTTCATGACCTCCGCGCTCGCCAGCTCGAGGTTGCTGCTCATCGCCGTTTTCAGCGCGCCGAATCCGTACCAGAGCAGAAACGCCACGCCGCCCCAGGTGACCAGTGCCAGCAGCCACGGAGACTGCATCAGCAGCGCGCTGCCGCCAAAAATCCCGGCACAGATCAGCAGTAAATCGCTTACCGCGCACAGCAGGGCAATCATCAGATGGTACTGGCGGCGGATGCCCTGATTCATCACGAACGCATTTTGCGGGCCGAGGGGAAGGATCATGGCTGCACCTAAGGCAAGTCCTTGAAAATAATAAGATAGCATGACGATTTTCTCGCAGTGTTGTTCTGGAAGCCGACTATACTGCGCGAATTACATAAGAGGAAATGGATAATATTAATTGGGTATTAGCGGAGCTTATGAAAGTAAAGCCCGGTGGCGCTAGCGCTTACCGGGCCTACGGGTGACGTTATTCTGCTTCTTTGACTTTTTTGACGTTTACGTCCATCTGCGGATACGGGAAGCTGATGCCGTTGGCGTCGAAGTCGCGCTTAATGCGTTCCAGCACGTCCCAGTACACGTTTTGCAGATCGCTGCTTTTGCTCCAGATACGCACCACAAAGTTAATGGAGGAAGCGCCGAGTTCATTCAGGCGAACCGTCTGCTCTTTGTCTTTCAGGATACGATCGTCTGAAGCAATGATGTTGGTAATCAGCGACTTCACCTGATCGATGTCGGAGTCGTATGCCACGCTGATAATCAGCTCATTACGACGCACCGGTTCACGGGAGAAGTTAATGATGTTGCCCGCGATGATTTTCCCGTTCGGCACGACCACGATGCGGCCATCGACGGTACGCATGGTCGTTGAGAAAATCTGCACCTGCAGCACGGTCCCGGCAATGCCACCAAGGTCAACATATTCGCCGGAGCGGAACGGACGGAAGGTGACCAGCAAAACGCCTGCCGCCAGGTTTGAAAGCGAGCCCTGCAGCGCCAGACCAATGGCCAGACCGGCGGCACCGAGAACGGCAATGACGGAGGCGGTCTGCACGCCCACACGGCCCAGCGCCGCAATCAGCGTAAAGGCGATAATGCCGTAGCGCACCAGTGCGGAGAGGAAGTCAGCTACCGTGGCGTCAATGTGACGGGCCAGCATTACGCGGTTAACCGCATTCGATACGATACGCGCCACGATCATCCCGACGATGATGATGGCAATCGCCGCGACGATGTTCACGGCATAGCTCAGCAGCAGCGCCTGGTTACGCACCAGCCAGTTACCGGCGTTATTGATGCTGTCTACAACATCGAGTTGTTCCATTTATTCTTCCTTTTGTTAAACCAAAACACAAAATCCATCCCCCATGGAGACAGGCAGGTCCGTAAAGGGTAAACAAAAAGCGCAAGTATTGCCAAACAGATCACAAAAACCGGTCCGGCAGGGTATTGAAAAAGCATAAAAAAAGGCCCGCATTTGCGGGCCTTCTGATGCTGTTAGCAGCTCAAATTACAGAACGTCGATCGCGTTCAGTTCTTTGAAAGCCTGCTCCAGACGGGTCACCATGGACGTCTGGGCAGCGCGCAGCCATACGCGTGGATCGTAGTATTTCTTGTTCGGCTGGTCTTCGCCTTTCGGGTTACCCAGCTGGCCCTGCAGGTAAGCTTCGTTCGCTTTGTAGTACTGCAGGATACCGTCCCATGTTGCCCACTGGGTGTCGGTATCGATGTTCATTTTCACTACGCCGTAGCTTACGGAGTCTTTGATTTCCTGAGCAGAAGAACCGGAACCGCCGTGGAAGACGAAGTTCAGGCTGTTGTGCGGCAGGTTGTGTTTCTTGGAAACATATTCCTGAGAATCACGCAGGATGGTCGGGGTCAGAACCACGTTACCTGGTTTGTAAACGCCGTGTACGTTACCGAAGGACGCTGCAATGGTGAAGCGTGGGCTGATTTTGCTCAGCTCGGTGTAAGCGTAATCAACGTCTTCTGGCTGGGTGTACAGTGCAGAAGCGTCCATGTGGCTGTTGTCCACGCCGTCTTCTTCACCGCCGGTGCAACCCAGTTCGATTTCCAGGGTCATGTCCATTTTGGCCATGCGCGCCAGGTATTTGGAGCAGATTTCGATGTTTTCGTGCAGTGACTCTTCAGACAGGTCGATCATGTGAGAAGAGAACAGTGGCTTACCGGTTGCCGCGAAGTGTTTTTCACCCGCGTCTAGCAGACCGTCGATCCACGGCAGCAGTTTCTTCGCGCAGTGGTCAGTGTGCAGGATAACTGGAACACCGTAGTGTTCGGCCATCTGGTGTACGTGGTGCGCACCAGAGATAGCACCCAGGATTGCAGCCCCCTGAGGAATGTCAGTTTTCACGCCTTTACCTGCGATGAACGCAGCGCCGCCGTTAGAGAACTGAACGATAACTGGAGCTTTAACTTTAGCAGCAGTTTCCAGTACGGCGTTGATGGAGTCGGTACCCACGCAGTTAACTGCTGGCAGAGCGAAGTTGTTTTCTTTAGCTACCTGGAACACTTTCTGTACGTCATCACCAGTGATAACGCCAGGTTTTACGAAATCAAAAATTTTAGACATGTTGCTTAGTCCTGTATCTTCGGCCGTTAGAAAAGGTGCGAGCTCTTAAAAGCGCGCTGAAAATTGGGCAGGTTTCCCTGCCCTTGAATGGCTTACTTCTTAGCGCGCTCTTCGAGCATTGCTACTGCTGGCAGTACTTTGCCTTCCACGAATTCGAGGAATGCGCCGCCACCAGTGGAGATGTAGGAGATCTTGTCAGCGATACCGAACAGGTCGATTGCTGCCAGGGTGTCACCACCGCCTGCGATAGAGAACGCTTCGCTGTCTGCGATAGCCTTAGCAACGATTTCAGTCCCTTTGCGGAAGTTCGGGAATTCGAACACACCCACCGGACCGTTCCACAGGATAGTTTTTGCGTTTTTGAGGATTTCAGCCAGTTTCTGTGCAGAAACGTCGCCCAGGTCCAAAATCTGCTCTTCATCTTTGATGTCGTTTACAGACTTCAGAGTCGCGGTTGCGGTTTCGGAGAACTCGGTCGCGACGCGAACGTCAGTTGGAACCGGGATATCGCAGGTGCTCAGCAGGCGT
The Enterobacter pseudoroggenkampii genome window above contains:
- the fbaA gene encoding class II fructose-bisphosphate aldolase — its product is MSKIFDFVKPGVITGDDVQKVFQVAKENNFALPAVNCVGTDSINAVLETAAKVKAPVIVQFSNGGAAFIAGKGVKTDIPQGAAILGAISGAHHVHQMAEHYGVPVILHTDHCAKKLLPWIDGLLDAGEKHFAATGKPLFSSHMIDLSEESLHENIEICSKYLARMAKMDMTLEIELGCTGGEEDGVDNSHMDASALYTQPEDVDYAYTELSKISPRFTIAASFGNVHGVYKPGNVVLTPTILRDSQEYVSKKHNLPHNSLNFVFHGGSGSSAQEIKDSVSYGVVKMNIDTDTQWATWDGILQYYKANEAYLQGQLGNPKGEDQPNKKYYDPRVWLRAAQTSMVTRLEQAFKELNAIDVL
- the argO gene encoding arginine exporter ArgO, encoding MLSYYFQGLALGAAMILPLGPQNAFVMNQGIRRQYHLMIALLCAVSDLLLICAGIFGGSALLMQSPWLLALVTWGGVAFLLWYGFGALKTAMSSNLELASAEVMKQGRWKIIVTMLAVTWLNPHVYLDTFVVLGSLGGQLDVEPKRWFALGTVSASFLWFFGLAILAAWLAPRLRTAKAQRIINTLVGLVMWFIAFQLAKEGIHHVQELFN
- a CDS encoding small-conductance mechanosensitive channel MscS, whose translation is MEQLDVVDSINNAGNWLVRNQALLLSYAVNIVAAIAIIIVGMIVARIVSNAVNRVMLARHIDATVADFLSALVRYGIIAFTLIAALGRVGVQTASVIAVLGAAGLAIGLALQGSLSNLAAGVLLVTFRPFRSGEYVDLGGIAGTVLQVQIFSTTMRTVDGRIVVVPNGKIIAGNIINFSREPVRRNELIISVAYDSDIDQVKSLITNIIASDDRILKDKEQTVRLNELGASSINFVVRIWSKSSDLQNVYWDVLERIKRDFDANGISFPYPQMDVNVKKVKEAE